A portion of the Pseudomonas koreensis genome contains these proteins:
- the recO gene encoding DNA repair protein RecO yields MSQTPPPAQPAYVLHSRAYRETSALVDFLTPQGRLRAVLRSARGKAGTLARPFVALEVEFRGKGELKNVGRMESSGTSAWLNGEALFSGLYLNELLIRLLPAEDPHPGVFDHYAATLLALAEGRPLEPLLRSFEWRLLDDLGYGFSMNTDIHGEPVAADGLYRLQVDAGLERVYLLQPGLFNGTELLAMAEADWSAPGALSAAKRLMRQALAVHLGGRPLVSRELFRKP; encoded by the coding sequence CCAGTGCGCTGGTCGATTTCCTCACGCCGCAAGGGCGGCTGCGGGCGGTGTTGCGCAGTGCGCGGGGCAAGGCCGGGACACTGGCACGGCCCTTCGTGGCGCTGGAGGTTGAATTCCGCGGCAAGGGTGAGCTGAAGAATGTCGGGCGCATGGAGAGCTCCGGCACCTCGGCGTGGCTCAATGGCGAGGCGCTGTTCAGCGGTCTCTATCTCAATGAATTGCTGATTAGACTGCTGCCCGCGGAAGATCCGCACCCAGGAGTGTTCGACCATTATGCCGCGACCCTGCTGGCCTTGGCCGAAGGTCGACCACTGGAACCGTTGCTGCGCTCCTTCGAATGGCGATTGCTTGATGATCTCGGCTACGGCTTTTCCATGAACACCGATATTCACGGTGAGCCCGTCGCTGCGGACGGTCTCTACCGGTTGCAAGTGGACGCCGGACTCGAGCGGGTTTATCTGCTGCAGCCGGGCCTGTTCAACGGCACTGAACTGCTGGCCATGGCCGAAGCCGACTGGTCGGCGCCCGGTGCACTTTCTGCCGCCAAGCGTCTGATGCGCCAGGCGCTGGCGGTGCATTTGGGCGGGCGTCCGCTTGTCAGTCGCGAGCTGTTTCGCAAGCCCTGA